From a single Calothrix sp. NIES-2098 genomic region:
- a CDS encoding Forkhead-associated protein, with translation MQIQLSWIDPNTEERREPLLETPVAIGRVFEEMPQQINGQRVSRVAIADDLIADYHALIDWQNQELTITEQNTSSDIKINGLQVTGGILKNGDRITIGTCEIAIEFTATAWECDRMIGFLFKRRCGRTDRIGCPDCNQTYEDDYAFYSDYGNYRSGWGRDYYDERDRYSYDRETGNVDFTEADSVSLEDERDADFESNMGAS, from the coding sequence TTGCAGATTCAGTTAAGTTGGATAGATCCAAATACAGAAGAACGGCGAGAACCATTATTAGAAACTCCAGTGGCTATTGGGCGAGTATTTGAAGAAATGCCTCAGCAAATCAATGGGCAACGAGTTTCTAGAGTAGCGATCGCAGACGATCTAATAGCAGATTACCATGCTTTGATTGACTGGCAAAACCAAGAATTAACTATTACTGAGCAGAATACTAGTAGTGACATTAAAATCAATGGTCTACAAGTAACTGGTGGTATCCTGAAAAATGGCGATCGCATTACCATTGGTACTTGTGAAATCGCGATCGAATTTACAGCTACAGCTTGGGAGTGCGATCGCATGATAGGCTTCCTGTTTAAACGTCGTTGTGGACGTACCGATAGAATAGGCTGTCCTGACTGTAACCAAACCTACGAAGACGACTACGCCTTTTACTCCGATTATGGTAATTATCGATCGGGATGGGGACGCGATTATTATGATGAGCGCGATCGCTACTCCTACGATCGGGAAACTGGCAATGTAGACTTTACAGAAGCCGATTCTGTAAGTTTAGAAGATGAACGAGATGCTGATTTTGAAAGTAATATGGGAGCCAGTTAA
- a CDS encoding putative glycosyl transferase produces the protein MTKSKIAYIAFDTVPAPKGAAIHIAAFSIALAAVFEDIQLVTVSPTITGLNSYEIYPQVMQTALPAIGDTLIQRVLYFRHLLIAWLQNRRFEVIHIRSIYEGFPIALNKHKYCDRLIFEVNGLPSIELKYRYPAVAEDRELLHKLHSQEQICLEAADLIVTPSSITSEYLQNRGIPANQIRIIPNGVDLKVFTNGQAQLTNNELQIIYFGTLSPWQGVNLAVEALALLNREFSACLTIIGQARDYQIQAIKQLALKLGVAEKLSILASMSQTQLVEHIHACDVILAPLTPNDRNLVQGCCPLKILEGMATGIPVIASDLPVVRELGEDGVHFLLVKPGSAKSIKDAVLRLQNDQELAKKLAINARQRIEEYYTWQRAGEALINAYTELGIKRSIKV, from the coding sequence ATGACCAAATCAAAAATTGCTTATATCGCCTTTGATACCGTTCCTGCACCGAAGGGAGCTGCAATTCATATTGCAGCTTTTTCTATTGCTTTGGCAGCAGTGTTTGAAGATATCCAGTTAGTAACAGTTTCTCCGACAATCACAGGTTTAAATTCCTATGAAATTTATCCGCAAGTTATGCAAACAGCATTACCTGCTATCGGCGATACTTTAATTCAAAGAGTTTTATATTTTCGTCATTTACTTATAGCATGGTTGCAAAATCGGAGATTTGAGGTAATACATATTCGTTCGATTTACGAAGGCTTTCCCATCGCCTTGAATAAACATAAATATTGCGATCGCCTAATTTTTGAAGTTAATGGTTTACCTTCAATCGAGTTGAAATATCGCTATCCTGCTGTTGCTGAAGATAGAGAACTGCTGCATAAATTGCACTCTCAAGAACAAATTTGTCTAGAAGCAGCCGATTTAATTGTCACCCCCAGCAGTATTACAAGCGAATATTTGCAAAATCGAGGGATACCTGCAAATCAAATTCGCATAATTCCCAACGGCGTAGATTTAAAAGTCTTTACAAATGGCCAAGCACAATTGACAAATAACGAATTACAAATCATCTATTTTGGTACGCTTTCACCTTGGCAAGGTGTAAATCTCGCAGTAGAAGCTTTAGCCTTGCTAAACCGAGAGTTTTCTGCTTGTCTCACAATAATTGGACAAGCTAGAGACTATCAAATTCAAGCAATCAAGCAGCTAGCCCTGAAGCTGGGAGTGGCTGAGAAGCTAAGTATCTTAGCATCAATGTCTCAAACGCAACTGGTTGAGCATATCCATGCTTGTGATGTAATTTTGGCACCATTGACGCCCAACGATCGCAATTTAGTTCAAGGTTGTTGTCCGCTGAAGATTTTAGAAGGCATGGCAACAGGAATACCTGTAATTGCTAGCGATTTACCAGTAGTTAGGGAATTAGGAGAAGATGGAGTACATTTTTTGTTAGTCAAGCCAGGTTCAGCCAAGTCTATTAAAGATGCCGTGTTACGCTTGCAAAATGACCAAGAACTAGCAAAAAAACTAGCAATCAATGCCCGCCAGCGAATTGAGGAGTATTATACTTGGCAGCGTGCAGGGGAAGCCTTAATTAATGCCTATACAGAATTAGGAATCAAGCGGTCAATTAAAGTTTGA
- a CDS encoding group 1 glycosyl transferase: protein MTRLLFITERFAPDLGGLARSATRLVGTLSQMGIEIDVVTWSRYLQPGEVLPPESRETKTRIYRIGLYRHWDMTMPHTLNVLDWLHSSHAYDAVWGHYLFPSGFLATWFAGLQGLPSTVSARGNDIDREMFPPGDFARLQWTLQHTNVITAVSADMSRKIQLLSGQDDVLVLKNVVDTGIFSPQNPKSQGRREEITRESLGIASDEVVLGFCGELREKKGQQFLLNALTTVRQVRPACLLIIGEVRASQESVLQLYKTHQPENAQRIIITGHLPNPEAVAEHLRLCDVYLQPSLWEGMPNALLEAMACGCCCIASDAGGIPEVISHGKNGFVLPRSHLHKLGDAVLEFLAMTREDKNRISQAASDRILLEYSLAQEKLQLQTLIDRLIPNSV from the coding sequence ATGACACGCCTACTTTTCATTACAGAAAGATTTGCGCCAGATTTGGGTGGTTTGGCTAGGAGTGCAACACGATTGGTTGGGACACTCTCGCAAATGGGTATAGAAATTGATGTTGTCACCTGGAGTCGCTATTTACAGCCAGGTGAAGTTTTACCACCAGAAAGTAGAGAAACAAAGACTCGCATTTATCGGATAGGGTTATATCGTCATTGGGATATGACAATGCCCCATACTTTGAATGTTCTGGATTGGTTACACTCTTCTCATGCTTATGATGCTGTTTGGGGTCATTATTTGTTTCCCAGCGGTTTTCTAGCTACCTGGTTTGCTGGGCTTCAAGGATTACCAAGCACAGTTAGCGCCCGTGGTAATGATATTGACCGCGAAATGTTTCCGCCGGGAGATTTTGCCCGCTTGCAGTGGACGCTACAACACACCAATGTAATTACAGCGGTAAGTGCTGATATGTCTCGCAAAATTCAGCTACTTAGTGGGCAGGATGATGTGTTGGTATTGAAAAATGTAGTTGATACAGGAATATTTTCACCGCAGAACCCCAAATCTCAAGGGAGGAGGGAAGAAATTACTAGGGAGTCTTTAGGAATTGCTTCAGATGAGGTGGTACTAGGATTTTGTGGGGAACTGCGAGAGAAAAAAGGGCAGCAGTTTCTATTGAATGCTTTGACAACTGTTCGGCAAGTGCGTCCTGCTTGCTTGTTAATTATTGGTGAGGTAAGGGCATCTCAAGAATCTGTGCTGCAATTATACAAAACTCATCAGCCCGAAAATGCCCAGAGGATAATTATTACTGGACATTTACCCAATCCTGAAGCTGTGGCTGAACATCTGCGGTTGTGTGATGTTTACCTCCAGCCTTCACTGTGGGAAGGAATGCCAAATGCTTTATTAGAAGCAATGGCTTGTGGTTGTTGCTGTATCGCCAGTGATGCGGGTGGTATTCCAGAAGTGATTTCACATGGTAAAAATGGCTTTGTATTACCTCGTTCTCATCTGCACAAACTGGGTGATGCGGTGCTGGAATTTTTGGCGATGACAAGAGAGGACAAAAATCGCATTAGCCAAGCTGCAAGCGATCGCATTCTCTTAGAATACTCCTTAGCTCAAGAAAAGTTGCAACTTCAAACTTTAATTGACCGCTTGATTCCTAATTCTGTATAG
- a CDS encoding CpcD phycobilisome linker domain-containing protein, translating into MARLFKVTACVPSQTRIRTQRELQNTYFTKLVPFENWFREQQRIMKMGGKIVKVELATGKQGTNTGLL; encoded by the coding sequence ATGGCCCGGTTGTTTAAAGTTACTGCTTGTGTACCCAGTCAAACCCGAATTCGCACCCAACGCGAACTGCAAAATACCTACTTCACCAAGTTAGTGCCCTTCGAGAACTGGTTCCGCGAACAGCAACGCATTATGAAAATGGGTGGCAAAATCGTTAAAGTTGAATTGGCAACTGGTAAGCAAGGTACTAACACTGGGTTGCTGTAA
- a CDS encoding allophycocyanin, beta subunit ApcB has translation MAQDAITAVINSADVQGKYLDSAALEKLKGYFATGDLRVRAASTISANAAAIVKEAVAKSLLYSDVTRPGGNMYTTRRYAACIRDLDYYLRYATYAMLAGDPSILDERVLNGLKETYNSLGVPVSSTVQAIQAIKEVTASLVGSDAGKEMGVYLDYISSGLS, from the coding sequence ATGGCTCAAGACGCAATTACCGCTGTCATTAACTCCGCAGACGTTCAAGGTAAATATCTCGACTCTGCTGCTTTAGAAAAGCTCAAAGGCTACTTCGCAACTGGCGACTTGCGCGTACGTGCTGCTAGCACCATCAGCGCTAATGCTGCTGCGATCGTTAAAGAAGCTGTAGCAAAATCCTTGTTGTACTCTGACGTTACCCGTCCCGGTGGTAACATGTACACCACCCGTCGCTATGCTGCTTGTATCCGCGACTTGGATTACTACCTCCGCTACGCTACCTACGCTATGTTAGCTGGCGATCCTTCCATCCTAGATGAGCGCGTACTCAATGGCTTGAAGGAAACCTATAACTCCTTGGGCGTTCCCGTAAGCTCTACCGTACAAGCTATCCAAGCTATCAAAGAAGTAACCGCTAGCTTGGTAGGTTCTGATGCTGGTAAAGAAATGGGCGTTTACCTAGACTACATCTCCTCTGGCTTAAGCTAA
- a CDS encoding phycobilisome protein ApcA gives MSIVTKSIVNADAEARYLSPGELDRIKTFVSGGERRLRIAQILTENRERLVKQAGEQVFQKRPDVVSPGGNAYGQELTATCLRDLDYYLRLVTYGIVSGDVTPIEEIGVIGAREMYKSLGTPIDGITEGIRGLKSGAASLLSAEDAAEAGSYFDYVVGALS, from the coding sequence ATGAGTATCGTCACGAAGTCCATCGTGAATGCTGATGCAGAAGCCCGCTATCTCAGCCCTGGTGAGTTAGATCGGATCAAGACCTTTGTTAGTGGTGGTGAGCGCCGTCTGCGGATTGCTCAAATTTTGACCGAAAACCGCGAGCGTCTGGTTAAGCAAGCTGGCGAACAAGTGTTCCAAAAGCGTCCTGATGTTGTATCTCCTGGTGGTAATGCTTACGGTCAGGAATTGACTGCTACTTGCTTACGCGACTTGGATTACTACCTGCGTCTAGTTACCTACGGAATCGTATCTGGCGATGTTACCCCCATCGAAGAAATCGGTGTGATCGGTGCTCGTGAAATGTACAAGTCTTTGGGTACTCCTATTGACGGTATTACTGAAGGTATCCGTGGTCTAAAGAGTGGCGCTGCTTCCTTGCTGTCTGCTGAAGACGCTGCTGAAGCTGGTTCTTACTTCGACTACGTAGTCGGTGCCCTATCCTAG
- a CDS encoding phycobilisome linker polypeptide ApcE has translation MSVKASGGSSVARPQLYQTLAVATITQAEQQDRFLGTGELNELASYFASGAKRLEIAQTLTENSEIIVSRAANRIFVGGSPMAFLEKPREPELAMASAGAGNVQEGMKLGTVTYVESRGGFLENLRSIFNSSPSGPTPPGFRPINVARYGPSNMAKSLRDLSWFLRYATYAIVAGDPNIIAVNTRGLREIIENACSGEATIVALQEIKAASLSFFRQDAKATEIVSQYMDVLLTEFKAATPSNKLRQRPSGDQQGLQLPQIYFEAAERRPKFVMKPGLSASEKNEVVKAAYRQIFERDITRAYSLSISDLESKVKNGDISMKEFVRRLTKSPLYQKQFYQPFINSRVIELAFRHILGRGPSSREEVQKYFAIISNGGLPALVDALVDSQEYSDYFGEETVPYLRGLGQEAQECRNWGPQQDLFNYSAPFRKVPQFITTFAAYDRPLPDRHPYGSGNDPLEIQFGAIFPKETRNPSSSPAPFSKDTRRILIHQGPGINNQLSNPGARGEFPGSFGPKVFRLDQLPGTIGKKAAKGASIKFSESSTQAVIKAAYLQVFGRDVYEGQRLKVQEIKLENGQLSVREFIRALAKSDVFRKTYWTSLYVCKAIEYIHRRLLGRPTYGRQEINKYFDIAAKQGFYAVVDAIINSVEYSEAFGEDTVPYERYLTPGGVALRQLRVGSIREDVGGKVQKQETPLFVTLGTVTDTRTAPDIQFRINQGVSKQREQTKIFKQVANISDKAAVQTLISAAYRQIFERDIAPYIAKNEFSALESKLSNGEITVKEFIEGLGYSNLYIKEFYTPYPNTKVIELGTKHFLGRAPLDQAEIRKYNQILATQGIRAFIGALVNSAEYGEVFGEDTVPYRRFPTLPAANFPNTEKLYNQLTKQNDDVVVPSFKTVQPRLVGTASSSNGSSSYADLGRSSNNVQGQTVISNRCKPARIYRLSERTNQAETQLAIDAIYSQVLDVFSAQIPANYRLTALESKLQAGDISVREFVRELASSDIYCDRFYTPYPSAKVIEFLCRHLLGRTPASQEEISEHNKLLASRGLRAVVEAIVDSPEYARYFGEDVVPYPRFSS, from the coding sequence ATGAGTGTTAAGGCAAGTGGTGGAAGCTCAGTTGCGCGTCCGCAACTATATCAAACCCTAGCAGTAGCTACGATTACCCAAGCGGAGCAGCAAGACCGCTTTTTGGGAACTGGTGAACTGAATGAACTGGCAAGCTATTTTGCATCTGGTGCAAAGCGTTTAGAAATTGCCCAGACGCTCACGGAAAATTCCGAGATTATCGTATCTCGGGCTGCCAACCGAATTTTTGTTGGTGGTTCGCCAATGGCTTTTTTAGAAAAGCCAAGAGAACCAGAATTGGCAATGGCCAGTGCTGGTGCTGGGAATGTTCAAGAAGGCATGAAACTAGGAACTGTAACCTACGTTGAAAGTCGAGGCGGCTTCCTAGAAAATTTACGCTCAATCTTTAACAGTTCCCCAAGTGGTCCAACACCTCCAGGTTTTAGACCAATCAACGTTGCTCGTTATGGCCCTAGCAACATGGCCAAGAGCCTGCGGGACTTATCCTGGTTCTTGCGCTATGCTACCTATGCGATCGTGGCAGGCGACCCCAATATCATTGCTGTGAATACACGGGGTTTGCGGGAAATTATTGAAAATGCTTGTTCTGGTGAAGCAACAATTGTGGCTTTACAAGAAATCAAAGCAGCATCACTTTCGTTTTTCCGCCAAGATGCTAAGGCTACAGAGATTGTGTCTCAGTACATGGATGTGTTGCTGACAGAATTTAAAGCAGCAACACCTTCCAATAAACTGCGCCAACGTCCTTCTGGAGACCAACAAGGGTTGCAACTGCCCCAAATTTACTTTGAAGCGGCAGAACGGCGGCCCAAGTTTGTGATGAAGCCTGGGTTATCAGCAAGCGAAAAAAATGAGGTAGTCAAAGCTGCCTATCGACAAATCTTTGAGCGCGATATTACCCGTGCTTACAGCTTGTCAATCTCCGACTTAGAATCTAAGGTGAAGAATGGCGACATCTCAATGAAAGAGTTTGTCCGCCGTCTCACCAAATCTCCTCTTTACCAAAAACAGTTTTACCAGCCTTTTATTAACAGCCGAGTAATTGAACTGGCTTTCCGTCATATTTTGGGGCGTGGGCCAAGTAGCCGTGAAGAAGTCCAAAAATACTTTGCGATTATTTCTAACGGTGGTCTGCCAGCTTTAGTTGATGCTTTGGTAGATTCGCAAGAATACAGCGATTATTTCGGTGAAGAGACAGTACCTTACCTGCGCGGTTTGGGTCAAGAGGCACAAGAATGCCGTAACTGGGGGCCACAACAAGACCTGTTTAACTACAGTGCGCCTTTCCGCAAAGTACCTCAGTTTATTACTACATTCGCTGCTTACGATCGCCCATTACCGGATCGGCATCCCTACGGTTCTGGTAACGACCCCTTAGAAATTCAATTTGGGGCAATTTTCCCGAAAGAAACTCGCAATCCTAGCAGCAGTCCCGCGCCTTTTAGCAAAGATACCCGACGGATCTTAATTCACCAAGGGCCTGGTATTAATAACCAACTGAGCAATCCGGGAGCCAGAGGTGAGTTTCCTGGTAGCTTTGGGCCTAAGGTATTCCGATTGGATCAACTTCCTGGCACAATTGGCAAAAAAGCTGCTAAAGGTGCAAGCATTAAGTTCTCCGAAAGCTCTACTCAAGCAGTAATTAAAGCTGCATACCTACAAGTTTTCGGTCGTGATGTTTACGAAGGTCAGCGTTTAAAAGTCCAAGAAATCAAGCTGGAGAACGGACAACTTTCCGTGCGGGAATTTATCCGTGCTTTGGCTAAGTCGGATGTCTTCCGTAAAACTTACTGGACATCGCTGTATGTTTGTAAAGCGATCGAATACATTCACCGCCGCTTGTTAGGTCGTCCCACCTACGGTCGTCAAGAAATCAACAAATATTTTGACATCGCTGCTAAACAAGGCTTTTATGCTGTAGTTGATGCGATTATCAACAGCGTGGAATATAGCGAGGCATTTGGTGAGGATACAGTACCTTACGAACGCTATCTGACTCCGGGTGGTGTGGCATTGCGACAACTGCGAGTTGGCAGTATTCGCGAAGATGTGGGTGGTAAAGTCCAAAAGCAAGAAACACCGCTGTTTGTCACTTTAGGTACAGTTACCGACACGCGGACAGCACCGGATATTCAATTCCGCATCAACCAAGGTGTTAGCAAGCAACGGGAACAAACAAAAATCTTCAAGCAGGTGGCAAATATCAGCGACAAAGCCGCTGTGCAAACTTTAATTAGTGCTGCCTATCGTCAGATTTTTGAACGCGATATTGCACCTTATATTGCGAAAAACGAATTTTCAGCTTTAGAAAGCAAACTGAGTAACGGGGAAATTACTGTTAAGGAATTCATTGAAGGTTTGGGTTACTCCAACCTCTACATCAAAGAGTTCTACACACCTTACCCCAACACCAAGGTAATTGAACTGGGAACTAAGCACTTCTTAGGACGCGCACCTTTAGATCAAGCAGAAATCCGCAAGTATAACCAGATTTTGGCTACTCAAGGGATTCGCGCCTTTATTGGTGCTTTGGTGAACAGTGCGGAGTATGGCGAGGTATTTGGTGAAGATACAGTGCCTTATCGTCGCTTCCCCACCTTACCTGCGGCTAACTTCCCGAATACTGAAAAGCTGTATAACCAGCTGACTAAGCAAAATGATGATGTTGTAGTACCTAGCTTTAAGACAGTACAACCACGCCTGGTTGGGACAGCCTCATCATCAAACGGAAGCAGTTCTTATGCTGACTTGGGTCGTTCTTCTAACAACGTTCAAGGACAAACTGTAATTAGCAACCGTTGCAAGCCGGCACGCATTTATCGCCTGAGCGAACGCACAAACCAAGCAGAAACACAATTGGCAATCGATGCGATTTACTCTCAGGTATTAGATGTATTTAGCGCTCAAATACCTGCTAATTACCGCTTAACTGCACTAGAGAGCAAACTACAAGCAGGAGACATCTCCGTGCGTGAGTTTGTGCGCGAACTGGCTAGTTCCGATATCTATTGCGATCGCTTCTATACACCTTATCCCAGTGCTAAGGTGATTGAGTTCCTCTGCCGTCACCTGTTGGGACGCACACCAGCCTCTCAAGAGGAAATCAGCGAGCACAACAAGCTGTTGGCAAGCAGGGGGCTAAGAGCCGTTGTTGAGGCAATTGTCGATAGTCCAGAGTATGCCCGCTACTTTGGTGAAGATGTGGTGCCTTATCCACGCTTCTCTTCTTGA
- a CDS encoding putative ATP synthase protein I yields the protein MQSSSLAVLVLSPVSLSDESTASTPTTSQNAESGSPDTERVNSMEEFYQLYQKLLVITLVLTGIIFISVWIFYSLNIALNYLLGACAGVVYLKMLAKDVERLGGEKKRLSKSRFALFIGLIVLATQWHELQVMPIFLGFLTYKATLLVYTVQTAFLPDS from the coding sequence GTGCAGTCATCATCGTTAGCTGTACTGGTTTTGAGTCCTGTGAGCTTGTCAGACGAATCAACTGCATCAACTCCAACAACAAGTCAAAATGCTGAGTCTGGTTCTCCTGACACAGAACGAGTAAACTCAATGGAGGAGTTCTATCAACTCTACCAGAAGTTGTTGGTAATCACACTTGTCTTAACAGGGATTATTTTTATCTCTGTGTGGATTTTTTATTCACTAAACATTGCTCTGAATTATTTGCTTGGGGCGTGTGCAGGTGTGGTTTACTTAAAAATGCTGGCCAAAGACGTTGAGCGACTCGGTGGTGAGAAAAAGCGTCTGAGTAAAAGTCGTTTTGCTCTATTTATTGGGTTGATTGTATTAGCAACTCAATGGCATGAGCTACAGGTTATGCCCATATTCTTGGGATTTTTAACTTACAAAGCCACGCTCCTCGTCTACACCGTGCAAACTGCGTTCCTTCCTGATTCTTAA
- a CDS encoding ATP synthase F0 subunit A, with translation MQMLSVLNAFNSFPLAALEVGHHFYWQLGNLKIHGQVFLTSWFVIGLLVIASLAATRNAQRIPQGIQNLMEYALEFIRDLAKNQLGEKEYRPWVPFLGTLFLFIFVSNWSGALIPWKLIKLPSGELAAPTNDINTTVALALLTSLAYFYAGFSKRGLGYFKKYIEPTPVLLPIAILEDFTKPLSLSFRLFGNILADELVVAVLVLLVPLFIPLPVMALGLFTSAIQALVFATLAGAYIHEAMEGHGGEEHEEH, from the coding sequence ATGCAAATGCTTAGTGTCTTAAACGCCTTTAATTCATTTCCCCTCGCCGCATTAGAAGTAGGTCATCATTTCTACTGGCAATTGGGAAATCTGAAAATTCATGGGCAGGTTTTTCTCACTTCCTGGTTTGTGATTGGCCTGCTAGTAATAGCTTCACTAGCTGCTACTCGCAATGCTCAAAGAATTCCCCAGGGCATCCAAAATTTGATGGAATATGCCCTAGAATTTATTCGGGATCTGGCAAAAAACCAGCTGGGTGAGAAAGAGTACCGCCCCTGGGTGCCATTCTTGGGCACATTGTTTTTGTTTATCTTCGTATCGAACTGGTCAGGCGCACTCATTCCTTGGAAACTAATTAAGTTGCCATCTGGTGAATTAGCAGCTCCCACCAATGATATCAATACGACTGTAGCGTTGGCATTGCTGACTTCTTTAGCGTACTTTTACGCTGGTTTTAGCAAGCGGGGTTTGGGCTACTTTAAAAAATATATTGAGCCAACACCTGTCCTGTTGCCGATCGCCATTCTTGAAGATTTCACCAAGCCCCTCTCCCTAAGCTTCCGTCTTTTCGGGAATATATTGGCGGATGAATTGGTTGTAGCGGTGCTGGTTCTGCTTGTTCCTCTATTTATACCTCTGCCTGTAATGGCTTTGGGTTTGTTTACCAGTGCCATCCAAGCCCTGGTGTTTGCGACCCTAGCCGGGGCTTATATTCATGAGGCGATGGAGGGACACGGCGGAGAAGAGCATGAGGAGCATTAA
- a CDS encoding ATP synthase F0 subunit C, which translates to MDPLVSAASVLAAALAIGLAAIGPGIGQGNAAGQAVEGIARQPEAEGKIRGTLLLTLAFMESLTIYGLVIALVLLFANPFS; encoded by the coding sequence ATGGATCCATTAGTTTCTGCTGCTTCAGTTCTGGCTGCTGCTCTAGCAATTGGTTTAGCTGCAATTGGCCCTGGTATTGGTCAAGGTAATGCCGCAGGTCAAGCAGTAGAAGGTATTGCCCGTCAACCCGAAGCAGAAGGCAAGATTCGGGGTACTCTGCTGTTAACCTTGGCGTTCATGGAATCCTTGACCATCTACGGTCTGGTAATCGCTCTGGTATTGCTATTTGCTAACCCCTTTTCCTAA
- a CDS encoding H+-transporting two-sector ATPase subunit B/B', whose translation MFDFDATLPFMALQFLLLAALLNVIFYKPLTKVLDDRDNYIRTNTLDAKERLAKAERLTQEYEQQLAAARRQSQATIEAAQVDAKKITAQKIAEAQQQAQQERERAAIEIEQQKQEAMRSLEQRVDALSRQILEKLLGPTLAR comes from the coding sequence ATGTTTGATTTCGATGCTACCTTGCCCTTCATGGCATTGCAGTTCCTGCTATTGGCAGCTTTGTTGAATGTAATTTTCTATAAGCCACTGACCAAGGTACTGGACGATCGCGATAATTACATCCGAACGAATACCCTTGATGCCAAGGAACGCTTGGCTAAAGCCGAACGCTTAACCCAAGAATATGAGCAGCAGCTCGCAGCAGCTCGCAGGCAATCGCAAGCTACTATAGAAGCAGCTCAAGTGGACGCTAAGAAAATTACTGCCCAGAAAATCGCTGAGGCGCAACAACAAGCTCAGCAAGAGCGAGAACGCGCTGCTATTGAAATAGAGCAACAAAAGCAAGAAGCTATGCGTTCCTTAGAACAACGCGTTGATGCTCTAAGCAGACAGATTCTAGAAAAACTATTAGGACCGACTTTAGCTAGATAA
- a CDS encoding ATP synthase F0 subunit B, whose amino-acid sequence MGNMGTFLLLAAEHSELAEGAAEGGFGLNLDILETNLINLAILVGILFYFGRKVLSNILSERRSKIATAVQEAEQRLKEAQVALSQAQEQLTQAQAEAQRIRQAAEENAQATKQALLAKAAQDVERLRQTAAADLNTERERALAELRQRVAALALQKVESELRSGIADNVQQQIIDRSIAQVGGR is encoded by the coding sequence ATGGGTAACATGGGCACATTCTTATTACTTGCCGCAGAACACTCTGAATTAGCAGAAGGCGCAGCAGAAGGTGGTTTCGGTCTAAACCTAGACATATTAGAAACCAATCTCATTAACCTGGCGATTCTGGTTGGCATTTTATTCTACTTTGGACGTAAAGTTTTAAGCAATATCCTGAGCGAGCGACGGTCTAAGATTGCCACCGCAGTTCAGGAAGCCGAACAACGCTTAAAAGAAGCACAAGTTGCTTTATCCCAAGCGCAAGAGCAGTTAACGCAAGCTCAGGCAGAAGCACAACGCATCCGCCAAGCTGCTGAAGAAAACGCCCAAGCAACAAAGCAAGCTCTATTAGCAAAAGCAGCACAAGATGTAGAACGCTTGCGACAAACAGCAGCAGCAGACTTAAACACAGAAAGAGAGCGAGCGCTAGCAGAACTGCGGCAGCGGGTAGCCGCGCTAGCATTGCAAAAAGTCGAGTCAGAACTGCGATCTGGAATTGCTGACAATGTTCAACAACAAATCATTGACCGCAGTATCGCACAGGTGGGAGGACGCTGA
- a CDS encoding ATP synthase F1 subuint delta: protein MKSNVETAEIAQPYAQALMSIAQSKNLTEQFGEDARALINLLKDSAPLRNLIDNPFIQPERKKAVIAQILGDGANPYLRNFLLLLVDKRRIFFLEQILQQYLALLRQLNQTVLAEVTSAVPLTEAQQQAVIDKVLSITNARQVELETKIDRDLIGGLIIRVGSQVIDASLRGQLRRLSLRLTSS, encoded by the coding sequence ATGAAAAGTAATGTAGAAACAGCCGAAATCGCCCAGCCTTACGCACAGGCTTTGATGTCAATAGCTCAATCCAAAAATCTGACAGAACAGTTTGGCGAAGATGCACGTGCGTTAATCAATTTGTTGAAAGATTCAGCGCCATTGCGGAACTTAATCGACAACCCGTTTATTCAGCCTGAACGGAAAAAGGCAGTAATCGCTCAGATATTGGGTGATGGCGCTAACCCTTACTTGCGCAATTTTTTACTGTTGCTGGTAGATAAACGGCGAATTTTCTTCTTGGAGCAGATTTTACAGCAGTATTTAGCGTTGTTGCGGCAGCTGAATCAAACCGTATTAGCGGAAGTTACTTCAGCCGTTCCCCTCACAGAAGCTCAACAACAGGCTGTAATAGATAAAGTTCTGTCCATCACTAATGCTCGCCAAGTAGAACTAGAAACTAAAATCGACCGCGACTTAATTGGTGGTTTGATTATTAGAGTAGGTTCACAGGTAATTGATGCCAGTTTACGGGGTCAATTGCGCCGCCTTTCTTTACGCTTAACCAGTTCCTAG